One window of Aedes albopictus strain Foshan unplaced genomic scaffold, AalbF5 HiC_scaffold_5, whole genome shotgun sequence genomic DNA carries:
- the LOC109431143 gene encoding mannose-6-phosphate isomerase — protein MELIGNVKNYDWGKLDADSYVAKLASANDDKFTPEKGKPYAELWMGDHCSGPSLVKGSGEELGAFIGQDLAGNVGVGQEKLTYLFKVLSIRKALSIQVHPNKEEAEKLHAQFPDVYKDPNHKPELAIALTDFQAMCGFRPYEEIHRLLSAWPEIETLLGRDKIESLKSGGESALKNLYASLMHSKPEQLEQCISGMVAKITSKTDRSELDNLFLQLHKDFPNDVGLLSIYFLNVLNLKPGQAIYLAANVPHAYISGDCIECMACSDNVVRAGLTPKFKDVDTLLRLVSYAGAPAQDNLYQPVQLDPEAQPHTRTFIPTVPDFAVAEIKVPTGVARYSVTNRPHGCILLVCSGKAVLKSEGLGDVPLEFGKIVFVPAKAGDKLELQIECGEGDFVAYQAMTNDF, from the exons ATGGAGCTGATCGGTAACGTGAAGAACTACGACTGGGGCAAGCTGGACGCGGACTCGTACGTGGCCAAGTTGGCATCGGCAAACGACGACAAGTTTACCCCGGAAAAGGGCAAGCCCTATGCGGAACTGTGGATGGGTGATCACTGCAGTGGGCCTTCGTTGGTGAAGGGGAGTGGGGAGGAATTGGGCGCGTTCATAGGGCAGGATTTGGCGGGTAATGTTGGAGTAGGCCAGGAAAAGCTGACCTATCTGTTCAAGGTTTTGAGTATTCGAAAGGCGCTTAGCATTCAGGTGCATCCCAATAAG GAAGAAGCTGAAAAGTTACACGCACAATTTCCGGATGTATACAAAGACCCGAACCACAAACCGGAACTGGCCATTGCGTTAACCGATTTCCAAGCCATGTGTGGTTTTCGTCCATACGAGGAGATTCACAGGCTTCTCTCGGCGTGGCCAGAGATCGAAACCTTACTCGGCCGGGATAAAATCGAGAGTCTCAAATCTGGCGGAGAATCCGCATTGAAGAATCTCTACGCTTCGCTTATGCACAGCAAGCCGGAACAGTTGGAGCAGTGCATCAGCGGAATGGTGGCCAAAATTACCTCGAAAACCGATCGCTCCGAGCTGGACAACTTATTCCTTCAGTTGCACAAAGACTTCCCCAACGACGTGGGCCTCCTCTCGATCTACTTCCTAAACGTTCTAAACCTGAAACCCGGTCAGGCAATCTACCTGGCGGCCAACGTACCCCACGCGTACATCTCCGGCGATTGCATCGAATGCATGGCCTGTTCGGACAACGTGGTTCGGGCCGGCCTCACCCCCAAGTTCAAAGACGTGGACACCCTGCTGCGGTTGGTCAGCTACGCGGGCGCTCCAGCCCAGGACAATCTCTACCAACCGGTCCAGCTAGATCCAGAAGCACAACCCCACACCAGGACGTTCATTCCTACGGTGCCGGACTTTGCCGTGGCAGAGATTAAGGTTCCGACGGGGGTCGCCCGGTACAGCGTGACGAATCGACCGCACGGATGTATTCTGTTGGTTTGTTCCGGGAAGGCGGTGTTGAAGTCGGAGGGGCTCGGAGATGTTCCGCTGGAGTTCGGGAAGATTGTGTTCGTACCGGCCAAAGCAGGGGATAAATTGGAGCTGCAGATTGAGTGCGGCGAAGGAGATTTCGTGGCATATCAAGCAATGACCAATGATTTCTGA